In Candidatus Hydrogenedentota bacterium, the sequence GCGATCTGCGGGCGCCACGTATCGCCACCGCCGTTTGCGAGCGCCGCCGCGCACAGCATCAAGCTCCCGGTAATAAACGCGATCCTGGTTTTCATCACGTGTGCTCCTCTGTTTCCAGGCTTTCCCGGTGCGCGCGCAGCAGGCGCCGCGCCAGGTCCCGGTTCAATTCGCCCCCCGCGACCAACTGTCGAACCAGCTGCTGCATGGGGTCCCCATCGGATGCCTCTTCGAGCGCTTCGACCTTTGCGATGAGCCTATCGAGCCGGCTGCGCACGGTAGGGTACGACACCCCGTAGGTTTGCGCCAGGGCCTTGAGCGATCCGGACGCCAGGATGAAACGGCGTACGAAGTAGAGGTCTTCCTCCTCCAGGGCGAGAACCCAGGGGGGCGGGGTGGGGTGTTTCATACGATGCTCCATTAACTTTATTAACCTTCAATTCAATTATATTCAATATCACCAAATATGTCAACATTATTAAACCACGATTTAATAATATTTAAGCCCGCCGCCGGATCGGATTCCGGGGAGTGGGAATGGTATAGTACGAAAAGGGACGTGAATTCGCCTCCGAATACAGGGTTAAGGCCGCCAAATGAAGCTCGAAATCAACCGGGACGAACTCGAATCCATCATCCACCTCGGCGACATTACCGATCCCTGTCCCTATCTGTCCGATCGCGTCGCCACCTTCCGTTTCGGAAATGGCAAGCTCGCCGGCAGCCATTACGAACAGCTGCTGGACTGGGGCTATCGCCGCAACGGCAACTATGTGTATCGTCCCGTGTGCCGCCATTGCCGGGAGTGCTGGGTTTTGCGCGTGCCGGTGGAACAGTTTCGCATGAGCAAGTCGCAGCGCCGCGTATGGAACCGTGGACAGAAGCATTTTGAGGTTCGCTGGGGTTCCGCGCGGTACACGCCCGACAAAGCCGCCATGTACGAGCGTTACCTCGCCTGGCAGCATGGCACGAGCGAGGGCCCCATGGACCCCGATCGGTACCGTGCGTTTCTCGTGGACACCTGCCTCCGGCACGAGACCCTTGAAATGCAGTACCGGGTCGAGGGGCGCCTTGCCGGCGTCGGCATTGTGGACCGGCTCGAACACGCGCTGTCCACCGTGTATTTCTTCTTCGATCCCGATTTCTCGCACCTCAGTCCCGGCACCTGGTCGGCCCTCTACGAAATCCAGCAGGCCCGAGACTGGGGGCTGCGCCACTATTATCTTGGCTACTACATCGCCGGCTGCGGCTCCATGAGCTACAAGGCGCGTTTTCAGCCCTGCGAAATCAAACAGCCCGACACGCCCGGCTGGTCCCCCTACACGCCGACAGCAGTCCCGGAATGATACAAATCGGCGTCCCATTATAGGAATCGGGATTGGAATTCCCCGCCATATTCGCTCACGAACTTCCTTTGCGCATCGTGCGAACACCAGTCATGCCAGCCAGTTAGCCGGGCTGTCGCACCCAATATGGCGCTTCGGCGCGAAACTTGCTCCCTTGCTTCCGGGCAGTAGTCTCCGGTGAGGCGCGTCCAATCGCCTGGACGCCACGCAGGGTCCAGTTGCAGGGGAGGGGGCTCCTGCAACTGGACCGGGGGTGCGGACCATGCCGGCATTCATGACCGACCGGCGTTTTCGCCCGCCACGTGTCCCCGCGTAGCATCCCGGCTTGCATCACCCCGCAACGGTCCGTAGAATCCCTTGCAGGCGCAGCGCCAGCGGGGGCATTGATACTACCGACCGTGCGACAGGAGCCGGGCAGGCCTTGCATAATCACCTACCACGCAACATATTCCTTTTTTCGCTTTTCCTGCTCGCGGCGTTTGCGCGCGCGCAGGCCCCCGAGCGCGCGGATGCCGCCCCCGATTCCGTGGCGGAGGCTGCGCAACCGGCCCAGGGATCGCCCCGCGCGACGGTCCGCACCTTCTTCGAATCCATGCAGGCCTTCAGATCGGGGAATGAACTGCGCCTGCTTGATGCGGTGAATTGTCTCTATCTCGGCGACGGGCTCACGGATGACGTGCGCGTGAACCAGGGGGCGAGCCCCGCGCAGACGATTTACGCCGTGATGGAGCAGGTCCAGTTTGACCTTGGGGCCATCCCGGAGGCGCCCCAGGGCGACGACTATACCCTGCGGCTGGGCGCGGGCGATGGGGCGCCCGTGCTCTACCTGCACCGCTACGAAGACGATGGGCTCTGGCGTTTCAGTTCCCGCACCCTGGACCCGGCCCACCTCGATCGGCTCGCCGCGCACGCCGCGGAGCGCGCCAGCGCCAGCGAGCCGGAGTTGGCGCGTTTTGTTCCGCGGTTCCGCTCCCCGCGCGCGGCGCTGGAGGTTTTTATCAAGGGGATGCGCGGCGAAGACGGCTACACCCGCGCGGACGCGATCGGCGCCCTCGATCTTTCCGCGGTAAACCCGGTCGATCGGCCGGCGGTGGGGGAGAGCAAAGCCTCGGATCTCCTGGCGGTCATCGAGCGCACCCGGCCGGTCATTCTTGCCGAGATCCCGCCGGATTCGAGCGGCGAAACCTACGTCTATTTTCAGGATCCGTTGGGCGCGGGCAGTATCGTGCTGGCGCCATTGCCCGATCTGGACGAACCGGAATTGCGGGCCTGGCGCTTCACGAAGGGCACCCTCGAGCGCCTGGAGGCGCTGTACCTGAACTACCGGGACCAACCGCCGCTGGCCGGAGCGGGCGCGGCCTCCGCGCAGCGCCCCTGGTCCAACCGGATCCGGGACTGGATACATCAGTACAACCCGGCGCTCATGGAGTCGCCCCTGTACCTGCGGAACTACCAGTGGCTGGGCCTGCTGCTCCTCGTGGGGCTCGGGGTGCTCGTCAGCCGAATGCTCACACTCCTCGTCGGGGTGTTTCTGCGCTACTGGTTCCGGCGCAAGGGCTACGCCTACGACCGTCGCCTCGAGCGGGAATTCATTCTGCCGATCCGGATCTCGCTTATGGTCTGGGTCTGGCTCCTGGGCCTCACCCTGCTCGGCTTGAACCCCGCCGTGCTTCAGTATCTTCGCGTCGCCGCGTTCTTCGTGACCGCCGCCGGGGCCGTGTGGGCCAGCTACCGCCTGGTCGATATCGTCGGGCGCTACCTTTCCCAGCGCGCGCAGGCCACCCCCAGCAAGTACGACGACCTCCTCGTCCCCATTGTTGTGCGGACGCTCAAGATCTTCATCATCGTTGCCGGCATTGTCGCCTTCGCCTACCAGTTCACCACCGATCCGGCCGGGCTTATTACGGGCCTCGGCCTCGGCGGCCTGGCCTTTGCGCTTGCGGCCAAGGATGTCGTCGCCAACGTCTTCGGCTCCATCACCATTTTGATGGACCGCCCATTCCGCATTGGCGACTGGGTCACGATCGGCACTATAGACGGGACCGTGGAGGAGGTGGGTATCCGGAGCACCCGCATCCGGACCTTTTACAACTCGCTGATAACCGTCCCGAATTCCGCCATAACCAATACCCATATCGACAATATGGGCCGCCGCCGCTACCGCCGCATCAAGACAACGCTCGCGATCGCCTACGATACGCCGCCCGATGCCATTGAGGCGTTCTGCGAGGGCATCCGGGAGCTGATCCGGCAACATCCCTACACCCGCAAGGACTACTATCACGTCTATCTGAACGATTTCGGCGCATCGTCGCTCGACATCCTGCTATACTGCTTCGTCGAGACGCCTGATTGGGGGACCGAGCTGCGGGAACGCCATCGCCTGCTGCTGGATATTGTCCGGCTCGCGGCGGACTTGCGCGTGGAGTTCGCGTTCCCGACGCGCACGCTGTACATGCGCGAGGATGCCGCCCCCCAACGGGATATAACCTCGGATGAACGCGCCGCTTCCGGCGCGGAAACCGGTCTGCGCGCCGCGCGCGGCATTCTGCGCCGCCACGGCGGCCCGCCCGGCGTGATTCCGCCGCCGGTCTCCTACGAGCATCCCGAGTTCAATGCGCGCCCACAACATGGAGAAGACGACGATGAGTGACCCCGCCGACAAACAGCATGAAACGGCTCCGGAATGGCCCCCGCCGCCTTCCGTTCCGAAGGACGATCCCTACCCGCGCATGATTCTGGTTTGCTTCGCGCTGTTCCTATTGATCGGCATGGTGATCTTTGGGGTGCTGGTCGTGGACATGACCCAGCGCACGCAACGGCGTGTTGGGCCGCCGCCTCCCGCGTCCCAGCCCGCCGTGGAGGCGCCCGCCGCCGAAGGCTCAGGCCCCGGCTGACTCTTCCGCCGGAGCCAGGCCGATGCCCCACTGGTACACCGAACCCGGGCCGGATTCCGCTTTCGCCTGGTTTAACGCCTGTTCCAGCCGCGGGAGGAGGGTGTCCAAATCGCCGCCGTCCTCCGGAAGGCCCACAATGCTCGCGCTGAACGTCAGCTCAATGCCCGCGACCGCGGTGGCGATCGTCGCCAGTTGCTGCTGAATGCGGCGCGTGAGAATCGCGGCCCCCGCGCGGTTCGTCTCCGGGAGGAACAGGATGAATTTTCCGCC encodes:
- a CDS encoding DUF2089 family protein is translated as MKHPTPPPWVLALEEEDLYFVRRFILASGSLKALAQTYGVSYPTVRSRLDRLIAKVEALEEASDGDPMQQLVRQLVAGGELNRDLARRLLRAHRESLETEEHT
- a CDS encoding arginyltransferase; this encodes MKLEINRDELESIIHLGDITDPCPYLSDRVATFRFGNGKLAGSHYEQLLDWGYRRNGNYVYRPVCRHCRECWVLRVPVEQFRMSKSQRRVWNRGQKHFEVRWGSARYTPDKAAMYERYLAWQHGTSEGPMDPDRYRAFLVDTCLRHETLEMQYRVEGRLAGVGIVDRLEHALSTVYFFFDPDFSHLSPGTWSALYEIQQARDWGLRHYYLGYYIAGCGSMSYKARFQPCEIKQPDTPGWSPYTPTAVPE
- a CDS encoding mechanosensitive ion channel family protein; the encoded protein is MRGEDGYTRADAIGALDLSAVNPVDRPAVGESKASDLLAVIERTRPVILAEIPPDSSGETYVYFQDPLGAGSIVLAPLPDLDEPELRAWRFTKGTLERLEALYLNYRDQPPLAGAGAASAQRPWSNRIRDWIHQYNPALMESPLYLRNYQWLGLLLLVGLGVLVSRMLTLLVGVFLRYWFRRKGYAYDRRLEREFILPIRISLMVWVWLLGLTLLGLNPAVLQYLRVAAFFVTAAGAVWASYRLVDIVGRYLSQRAQATPSKYDDLLVPIVVRTLKIFIIVAGIVAFAYQFTTDPAGLITGLGLGGLAFALAAKDVVANVFGSITILMDRPFRIGDWVTIGTIDGTVEEVGIRSTRIRTFYNSLITVPNSAITNTHIDNMGRRRYRRIKTTLAIAYDTPPDAIEAFCEGIRELIRQHPYTRKDYYHVYLNDFGASSLDILLYCFVETPDWGTELRERHRLLLDIVRLAADLRVEFAFPTRTLYMREDAAPQRDITSDERAASGAETGLRAARGILRRHGGPPGVIPPPVSYEHPEFNARPQHGEDDDE